The sequence below is a genomic window from Lolium perenne isolate Kyuss_39 chromosome 7, Kyuss_2.0, whole genome shotgun sequence.
ACCCTCAACATTCTGATGCACAAAGCACTGCAACACAAATCTAGAAGGGTGCTACCTGAGGGATCAAGCATTCCAAAGAAAACCCAAGGTAGAAAGGATTCCTCATCTGCTAAAAATCACAGGTCTGAAACTGAGGGTGAAGAACCTTATGTGTTCAAAGCACATAGCTCAAAGAAGCTGTGTCGTTTCACATGGACCAGTCACCTCCATGAAAGGTTCTTGCGGGCTGTTGAAGTGCTTGGGGAGTGTAAGGCTATCTTCACTTGGCATAAATCAGTAATTTGTTATGTTTAACAACTAAACATGACCTTTTTGTGTTTCTTTGGCTAACAGTTGCTACGCCTAGAAATATTCGTGGGCACATGAATGTCGAGAATTTGAATTTGACCTTGGAGCACATAGCAAGCCATCTCCAGGTGGGTGTTTGATTTACTATATTTACAACTGCGGTATGCAGTACTTCAGTAGGCAGTACTtatatttttgttatttttggtTTGTTAATTAGATGATCATGAGTAGTAGAAGGTGACAATCTGTGCACTTGCGCTGTTGCGCATGCTAGTTAGTTTTTGCTGGTTAAACTTTTGGCATTTGATCCTTCATTTTTTCTTTCATCATATGCAGTTTCCCTAAGGAAGCTGTAACTTTTGGAAGTAACTAATATGATATTGTCATTCTGCTATTGCAATGTTGACCATTTCTGTGAGTATATGCTAGGCCAAAGCTTTTTGACTGCCTGTATAGTCTTAGTTTCTTCCCAATAGCATCCATATACTCGCTGCCCACTGCATACGTAAGTACTTGTTGCTGCCATAGCCTTGAAGTTCGGTGGCATTGCCATTTGTCTCCCCCTTCCGTGCCCAATGAGCATAGATTGCCAATGCTAACCTGATGCCCCCTGCATGAATATTTGGTTTGGATGGAAGCTACTACCTACTTAAATTTATCTATACATATACATTTGATTAACCAACATAATGGTTGTGACTTGGGTAACTAATCTAGCAGAACCAGCTATTTTCAAGAGATTTGCTCCTGCCAGTCATCATTACACGACTCACGAAGTTGCAGCTATATGCCACCGCTCGCGCACCTTGTCACTGGTCTATATTTTACACGTTAAGTACCAGCAGCAGTCCTGCTCGGACAAACACACGGTCTCAGAATCTGGCTCGGATTCGGGTTTCTGATCCAACAAGATTTTTTGGCCATGGTAAATGACATACAGAGGCCGATACAGATGCGGACTGACCGAATAAATTGATGTTACTGCAGAATAGTCCTTTTACCAATCATGCGCACATTAATAGACAATGATTGGGCAAAAGGAATAAGCAAAGAAAGAAAGGCACGTAATGGAATAGCGACAAAACATAGTAGTCAATTTTCTATTATTAGTTCGATCTTAGTGGGAAAATAGAACATTTCCCTTCTCTGCTGTTTATTTTGTGTTACTATATATGCTGCGTTGTTTAATCAATATGCCATTCTCTGTGGCAACAGGTTTCCTAATCTATACTACTAAGAGCTGATCTACATAAAACTGTATATAATATTGGACCTTCTAATTCACACCCCTGTGAAAGTTCAAACAGTTGACGACAAACTTGCAACTTGGAAGGAAATAATGTTTACACACTGATGCTCTGCCGTGTCTCCCTTGTTGTTCTGTTAGTTTCCATATTAAACACATGTACATAGATGTCTCATGAGCGCGTCCTCTGCATGCCATGGAGATTAAGTTTGTTTGTTTTCCTAGATCAGGTTTCCAGTTTTTAACACATGCAGCTTCAGGAGTAGAGTTTCTTACAGAAACATTCACAATGGAAACCATATGTCTTTGCTTGTTAACTAGTTGTCTTAATTCCTAAATAATCAGACTATCCAAACACTATTGTAGCCTGGTTTACCGATTCGGGGGACTAATATATCATGTTTCTGGGAATTTCTTGAACAGTGTACCACTTTATTCGACTTTTCTGCTTCGCTGGTTAAATTGGGGCTTATTATTGTGACTGTAATATTAAACTGGGGTCGTATATGTAATGTCATAGCTATGTAGTCAACAAGTATTAAGTTTCATTTAACTTACAGCATCGTTGTGCTGAAGTGGTATTCATAATTTCTTCTTTAGTTTCACATTTCTATACTGTGATGTGTGATCCGGTCTTGATTTCTCTGTTCTGTATTGTGATAGAAACATCGGCTGCGAGAGCAGAAGGCAAAGCAAAAAGAGGAGGAATCTGAAAAACATGCCAGCATGAAAATATTATCTGACCTGATTACATCATCTCACAAGGAAGCCATTCCTGATCCCATTGATCATCTGACGAGCACACAGAGGAAGATCACACATGAGGTTGCCTCTGCTGCCTGTGATAAGTACCCTGGAAATCCGTGGGCACAAGTGGAGGAACGTTCACCCGAAGAAGTTTTAGAGACTAACGTGCACACAGCTGCAGTTTCTGAACGCCCTTCCATATCCGTGTGGGATAAATACGAGGAGAGCCTGCAGTGCTTTGGTGAAAGCCCGCCGAAAAGAATTTCACTGACGTACCAACCGATATGGCTGCCTGTGAAGAGTAAAGCTGTTGATGGATATGGAGGCATTGCATATTTATCACGAACTGTTGCTGGTGAAACGGGTTATGGTGCACCAGGAAGCGTACCCCCGGAGAGCTCTGGCCCGGACAGCATGATAACAAGCCTGTTTCAGCAACAGAAAAACACCATGAACCAGGTTCACACCGCGGTTAATCTACAGAAAGATATCATTAACCAGGTGTGCCCCGCAGTTGCTCCTCTCGGAAATACCATGAAtggggtgcacgctgcagccatgGTCGCTGATGGTCTGGTGGATCTAGGGATCAATGGCCTGCTTGATGGTACAGGCAGTTCCAGCTCCACTGCAGAGAAGATGGCGTGTGATTCAATCTGCAGCTGGAAAGAAGCGGAAAGATTTCTGATGAACCAgctggaaggagaggagcaggagGGCATTGGACCAGACGTTCAGCTCCAGGTAGACGATGCTTGGAAGCAGATGCTTCAGCCGACGAACATAGACGACGATGCTCCCGTGGCTCAAACAAATGATGTGCCTGCTGTTCAAGAACCTGCCACTGGTGGTACTCTGGCGTATGATCCTGAGTTTAGCATTGATGATGTGCAGCCCTGGAGCCCTTTTAGCATTGATGATGTGCAGCCCTGGAGCCCTCAGTTTTCAGGTGACGACTATGGCATGCCGTTCTAGGACAGGAGAGGTGACTGAATACCTGAAAGTTGTATAAGAACTAATGAATACTAGTAATAATGGTCACTGGTGAGAAAACCCCGGATGAAATAAGAGAGAGCTGCAGATAACTGAGCTCAGGCAAAACATGTGTCGTTGTATGCAGACATATCCAGTGCTTCGTGACACTGGTTAAACATATTTGGCTGTTTTGTTTCCAATGTTTACTCTTCTGTATGCATTATGACCCGTAATTATGTATGTATGTCAGTTCTTTCTAGAAGGTGTTGCTTATAGTTCTTTTTCCTAATAATGAAGGAGCAGTAACCTCCCCAGTTCATCACTACAGCGCCCATTCTACATTCATTTATGTTTAAACAAAGGGTTAAATAAAATAATCTATCTAGAGTTTGTAGATAAAATTTAGTAATTGTATGATATTTTTCGTTTTGTTGGGTTGGGATTACTTATCAAGCCTAACGCGTCACAATTGTGGGGCCTCTTTGGTTCAAAAGAATTACATTGGTTTTTTGGGAGTCCTTAGAATTTTACCTCAAATCTTCTTTACTTGACAGCATTTTGAAAAATAATATTTAATCGACTCTAATGTAATGAATATTTTCCTTTTGTAACGATATAACTATTGTCAAACTTCATGCACAAGTCGACGCAACTAAAAGTCCAAACTGAtgaaaagggctaggcaatccacttatacgtaTCAACGCCCCTCCTCACGTGTTACcaggagaagagaagagaagatcaacaCGTGGAAATAAGAATAGCATACATATGAATGATCGTATACGCGGCGAACATAGGGGTGGGCAAATATTGCGAAGCCAGGACTCGAGCTTGAGACccttatcaaacttcatgcacaagCCGGCGCAACTAAAAGTccacaatccacttatacatatcaACGCCCCTCCTCACGTGTTACcaggagaagagaagagaagatcaacaCGTGGAAATAAGAATAGCATACATATGAATGATCGTATACGCGGCGAACATAGGGGTGGGCAAATATTGCGAAAGCCAGAACTCGAACTTGAGACCCTAGGCTCTGGTATCATGTTAAGCTTTATGCACAAGCCAATGTAACCAAAAgtttgaattgatggaaagggctaggcaatccacttatacatatcaAGAACCAACAACCATGATGTTGTGAAAAGGCCTAATTTGTGTGCGGCACAACCTCGATCTAATTTGTTTTACAAGAATCATGCTGACCAAAGAAAAACTTCTACGTATTTGGGAGCAACGTTTAGACAAAATTCTATTTGTCTTTTTTTGCAGGGGGAATTTTCCATCGCGTCTAATGTAATGAATATTTTTCTTTGTTACAATCATAACCAACGACGTTCCAAAAAGGTCCAATGTTTTAGAAAAATCCCCAATCTCTTGTGCGGCACAACCAAACATCTGCTTTttgcgttttttttttttgatggcCATGCTAACCAAAGGGCCAACCACAAATGGAGGCCGAGCTCTTATTTCGAAAATTCAACCACATTTAAATATTTTATATTTTCTGAAGAAAACCTGGAAGTACTCAACGATGTATTTATGTGTGCTACAAGCGCGTAAAATCTTAATGCAAAATACGTTGCATTTTGGACTAGACAAAAATGACAAAAGTAGATCTGAGTATAGTGCAAATTTCAAAACAATATATGATGTCAAATTTTGTCATTTTCGTGTAACCTAAAACACACAAAAATCTTGTATTGAGATTTTGTATGATTGTAGGATACCTCATTGATTACATTCAAAGTATTTTAAAATTTTATTGAAATCTAtaaatttgttttcattttttttttgaaaataaagGGTTATCTCTACCTGGGCCtccatttgttttttttttgaaacggaggcaaaactTTGCCTTATCCATTCATTAAGCAGAAGGTGTccggtttttaggagaaaaccgggcgAAAACCAACAACAACACAACAGTGTCAAGACACACCCACAACCACCCACACTCCCGCGAGGGACACACCTAGCCATCCTGGCTACCAACAAAAACTACACAAGAAGCTCAAGTTggcctatgccaaacagatggCCCTTCGAGGAGAGACCGGCAGCTCCGATTCTGAAGACGAGCCTCGGAGAGGAGATGACCAAGACAAGCGCCGAATAGGACCTTCACCGGACCGCCCCTCGAAGGTCATCGTACACCGCCCAAGGGCAGCTTCGACTTCACAGCAAGAGGAGACCATCACGAAGACATCCGGACACGCCGGAACGGAGCCGACTAACATGACCTTGCCGCAACCACACCTTGGCCACCACCATCGTCGTCGCCTCACAAGCCTCCACCCGGAACACCCGCATCTCCGGTTGACCTCCTGCCAACCCAGATGCCTTGTGTGTACAGcccaccggagtgcgcgaaggggaTCATCAACTTCAAGATGACGCCCTCAAGAGGGGAAACGACGAAGAAACGACGCCGTCGTCCGATCCCTTAGGATCTAGGCTTTCACCCGAAGAAGTGAACCCGAGGGCGCGAAGGTCGGAGAGCTCCACGACCACCCCCAAGGAGGATGGTGACATCCGCGGACGTCGCGCGATCAGGCTTTCGCCCGGAGCAACCGAAACCTTCACCTCCTCGCGCGTCCGGACAGCAAGACGGAGCATCGCCGCCAGCCCGGACCCCGCTAAAAACACACCTCCAACGCGGCAGCAGCGCCACCGCCGCAAAGGAGCCACCGTCGAGATCCCGGAGCAGCCGCCCAGCACCGCTGGTGCCCCGGCCCGACCAGAAACAGGACCACGGGCGGTAGAGACACCGCGCACGCCGGGCAGAGACCCACGTCccgggcgccgccgccgcgaccTGCCTCCCCACCAGCCTTCCTGGCGGCCACCCCGCCACCGGGAGAGCGCGCCGCGGCGCCTCGGCCCAGGCCAGCCCGCACCAGGCCCTCGCAGCCCGCGCGGCCGCGCGTGGCCGCAGCCGAAGCGGACGTCCCCATCCCGCGCCGACGCCTCCGGGACCTCCGCCGCACCCTCGCCCCACCGGGCCCGCGCCAGAGCACCCGCCGACGGGTCGCCGTGCCGCACCATGCGACCCCCACAACCGCCGCCTCAACGCGCGCAGGAGAGGTGTCGGGGGCGCCCACTAAGCCCTCCGCCTTCAGCGGCcaggcaccgccaccgccgtagcagcgGCCAGGGGTGGCCGGGATCTGGGGCGGctctgctagggtttgggggtgCCTCCGGAGTCGCCCCGCGCGAGAGCGACCCGGGAGGAGTCCTCAACAATTGCGCCTCCATTTGTCAAGTGGTAAGGTAATACTCCCTCGGTTCTGGTTTAGTAGGGTAATATGCATTAAAAAAAATTGGCTATAAATTTGATcaacaaaatataaattatatgtgacAAAAAAATGTATAATTCAAAACCTCTTTCGAATATGAATCCAATGACATAACTTACATTTTGTTTGACTGAATTTATGGTGAAAACGTTTTTCCTTGAACTACATGTTACCCTAATAAATTTTAAATCGCGGTAAATTTGTGTCTCGAAGTTGTTTATCGTGTGcggagaaccaacctgtggttgggtCTCAGGTTTGACATTTTGGTGTCTCATTATAAGGGGAACATTTTGCCGTGGGAGGCGAGGTTTCCGTTGACAGCGAGACGCCTGTATTGACTTCGTCAATCTAAAAACCCGTTGGATGAAATTTCTTGGACGCAGTCTCTCGAGATGCTCACAAAGATAGGTATGCGTACGTACGTTTATAGAGATGTGTATATGTGCGTACGTGTGTGAACGTCTACGTCTGCATATGTTTCGAAAAAAGAAGAAGTTTATCGTGTGTGATCGGCGAGCTGCATGCACAGACGTCtcactttctcatccttgtcgcACGCTCTGAAAAAAATAAAACAGCCTCCTGCAAAAACAGTATTCTAATCTCTGACCGCCCCGGCGAGACCTTACCACTAGCGCCCACCGTgtccgcgccgtcgccgccggccgtGCACTGATTTCCGTTCGCCGTTCTCCCGTGCGACTGCGAACCGCCAAACCAGAACCGCGACCGCCAGTTTCTGACCTGCGGCCGATGCTGATAAGTTTGCCGCGCGCATCGTGATCCCAAGAACCCAATCGCTTCCCACTCTTCCTCACCTCGTGCGATCGAGACCCAGCTTGCGAAGTAACTGAAGTAAGTGTTGTGCCAATGGCGGCGATGAGAGAGCTCGTCGGCGCCGTCGGGAGGAGGCCAGGCCCGGGCTGGTCGGACCTGCCGAGCGACCTCCTCGAGTCCGTTCTGGTCCGCCTCCCCGTGACAGACCGCCTCCGTTTCCCCGCTGTCTGCACCGCGTGGCGGTCGGCAGCCGACGCCAGCGCGGCGCGCGTCCAGGCCGTGGATGTGCCGTCCCCGTGGCTGATGCTCCCGTTCAACCAGACTGCACGTTGGCAGAGGCGCGGCGCCGGCGACACGTTCTCGAAGGCGCGGTTCCTGAGCCTGTCCGAGAGCAGGACGTACGACATCCCGCAGCCGGCGCCGGCCGTCTCCGACCGCCTCTGCGTCGTCTCGTCGCCCTACGGGTGGCTCGTCACCGCCGACGCTGCCTCCGAGCTCTGCCTCCTCAACCCGCTCACCGGCGCGCAGGTCGCACTCCCGCCGCCCGACACGCTCCCCTTCGTCCACGCCAGCCGCGACGCAGGCGGCCGGGTCGTGAGCTACTCAATACGGTGCTGCTTTGACGAGGATGAAAATggagacgacgacgatgacgcggCCGTGGTCGTCCCGCCAGAGTCCTTCGCGCCGGACAGGCT
It includes:
- the LOC139829781 gene encoding uncharacterized protein isoform X2 — its product is MCGYDDVEAVSERMTLGSCFNVLKPFDTETLNILMHKALQHKSRRVLPEGSSIPKKTQGRKDSSSAKNHRSETEGEEPYVFKAHSSKKLCRFTWTSHLHERFLRAVEVLGEFATPRNIRGHMNVENLNLTLEHIASHLQKHRLREQKAKQKEEESEKHASMKILSDLITSSHKEAIPDPIDHLTSTQRKITHEVASAACDKYPGNPWAQVEERSPEEVLETNVHTAAVSERPSISVWDKYEESLQCFGESPPKRISLTYQPIWLPVKSKAVDGYGGIAYLSRTVAGETGYGAPGSVPPESSGPDSMITSLFQQQKNTMNQVHTAVNLQKDIINQVCPAVAPLGNTMNGVHAAAMVADGLVDLGINGLLDGTGSSSSTAEKMACDSICSWKEAERFLMNQLEGEEQEGIGPDVQLQVDDAWKQMLQPTNIDDDAPVAQTNDVPAVQEPATGGTLAYDPEFSIDDVQPWSPFSIDDVQPWSPQFSGDDYGMPF
- the LOC139829781 gene encoding uncharacterized protein isoform X1, whose protein sequence is MEKNSVLVLDHDPVSLLNISNTLVKFNFKVLCFQTVEEALDSLERGVIKGEELDLVVVEVHTANTANETLAVFHHILDALGVPFVTMCGYDDVEAVSERMTLGSCFNVLKPFDTETLNILMHKALQHKSRRVLPEGSSIPKKTQGRKDSSSAKNHRSETEGEEPYVFKAHSSKKLCRFTWTSHLHERFLRAVEVLGEFATPRNIRGHMNVENLNLTLEHIASHLQKHRLREQKAKQKEEESEKHASMKILSDLITSSHKEAIPDPIDHLTSTQRKITHEVASAACDKYPGNPWAQVEERSPEEVLETNVHTAAVSERPSISVWDKYEESLQCFGESPPKRISLTYQPIWLPVKSKAVDGYGGIAYLSRTVAGETGYGAPGSVPPESSGPDSMITSLFQQQKNTMNQVHTAVNLQKDIINQVCPAVAPLGNTMNGVHAAAMVADGLVDLGINGLLDGTGSSSSTAEKMACDSICSWKEAERFLMNQLEGEEQEGIGPDVQLQVDDAWKQMLQPTNIDDDAPVAQTNDVPAVQEPATGGTLAYDPEFSIDDVQPWSPFSIDDVQPWSPQFSGDDYGMPF